A stretch of Salvelinus namaycush isolate Seneca chromosome 42, SaNama_1.0, whole genome shotgun sequence DNA encodes these proteins:
- the gab1 gene encoding GRB2-associated-binding protein 1 isoform X6, whose amino-acid sequence MSGGDVVCSGWLRKSPPEKKLRRYAWKKRWFVLRSGRLSGDPDVLEYYKNDHAKKPIRVIDLNLCEQVDAGLTFNKKDLEHSFIFDIKTIDRVFYLVADTEDDMNKWVRYICDICGFNPTDDEAAKAAHQAASGGSVVDTPPHPGLGGPPAMLTNVPPPYQPVSVRHLDSESSLDEPQDYLWLVNCESKKPEPNRAHAECSKSTSSETDLNDNVPAHRTPTSTSSSSKHANGFFSSVLPPHPSSASSIYDSPPSRGGDLSSSLYHLPRSYSQDTVLLPKSASASSPPVPVDGDAPELYVFNAPSRKPSVETQMRNLSVSYDIPPTPGSNCTYQVPRGPASGGSEGGDGMPPPRPPKPSLTPGHPPPPAERSPTDTYCVPRSMSETDGNYCVPTSAGNKALRSNTIGTMDTSRLRKDVGSQDCYDIPRTFPSDKSCSFDFNESFNSYLPACLSAPPPLQKNKGMMPVGSQSMEEVDQNYVPMNANSPSHHRSGSLSGCEPIMEPNYVPMTPGPGTLEFSLGKQVPPPAHMGFRSSPNTPPRRPMLISDCQPPPVDRNLKPDRKGQSPKIIRAKGVGLERTDSQTVGEFPRRRKAKPAPLEIKPLPEWEESSAPVRSPVTRSFARET is encoded by the exons GCATGGAAGAAGCGGTGGTTTGTTCTCCGCAGCGGCCGTCTCTCGGGCGACCCAGACGTGCTGGAGTACTACAAGAATGATCATGCCAAGAAGCCCATCCGCGTGATCGACCTCAACCTGTGTGAACAG gtgGACGCAGGGCTCACGTTCAACAAGAAGGACCTGGAGCACAGCTTCATCTTCGACATCAAGACCATCGACCGCGTCTTCTACCTGGTGGCCGACACGGAGGACGACATGAACAAGTGGGTCCGCTACATCTGTGACATCTGCGGCTTCAACCCCACGGACGACG AAGCGGCAAAGGCTGCCCATCAGGCGGCCAGCGGTGGCTCTGTGGTGGACACACCCCCTCACCCTGGCCTGGGGGGTCCTCCAGCCATGCTGACCAACGTGCCCCCTCCCTACCAGCCGGTCAGCGTGCGCCACCTGGACTCAGAGTCCAGCCTGGACGAACCCCAGGACTACCTGTGGCTGGTCAACTGTGAGAGCAAGAAGCCAGAGCCCAACAG AGCCCACGCCGAGTGTTCCAAGTCGACCTCGTCGGAGACGGACCTGAATGACAACGTCCCCGCCCACCGCACGCCAACCTCCACTAGCTCCTCCTCTAAGCACGCCAACGGCTTCTTCTCCTCTGTCCTgccccctcacccctcctccgCCTCCTCCATCTATGACTCTCCGCCTTCCCGCGGAGGCGACCTCTCCTCCAGCCTCTACCACCTCCCCCGCTCCTACTCCCAGGACACTGTGCTCCTTCCCAAGTCGGCCTCCGCCTCCTCGCCCCCCGTCCCGGTCGACGGCGACGCCCCGGAGCTCTACGTCTTCAACGCGCCCTCGCGGAAGCCCTCCGTGGAGACTCAGATGAGGAACCTGTCGGTTAGCTACGATATTCCTCCCACACCAGGCAGTAACTGTACCTATCAGGTGCCTCGAGGTCCAGCGAGTGGTGGGTCTGAGGGTGGGGATGGGATGCCTCCGCCCCGGCCCCCCAAGCCTTCCCTGACCCCGGGGCACCCGCCGCCCCCCGCGGAGCGCTCGCCCACGGACACGTACTGCGTGCCGCGCTCCATGTCGGAGACGGACGGGAACTACTGCGTGCCCACCAGCGCCGGGAACAAGGCCCTGAGGAGCAACACCATCGGCACCATGGACACATCACGCCTCAGGAAAG ATGTGGGCTCCCAGGACTGTTACGATATCCCTAGGACGTTTCCCTCTGACAAGAGCTGCTCGTTTGACTTCAACGAAAGCTTCAACAGCTACTTG cctgcctgtctctctgccccccctccACTCCAGAAAAACAAAGGCATGATGCCAGTGGGCAGCCAGTCCATGGAGGAAGTTGACCAGAACTACGTACCCATGAACGCCAACTCTCCGTCCCACCACCGCTCCGGCAGCCTGTCGGGCTGTGAACCCATCATGGAACCCAACTATGTCCCCATGACCCCGGGCCCGGGCACCTTAGAGTTCTCCCTGGGCAAGCAGGTTCCCCCGCCGGCCCACATGGGGTTTCGCTCAAGCCCCAATACCCCACCCCGCAGGCCCATGCTCATCAGCGATTGTCAGCCCCCGCCCGTGGACCGCAACCTCAAACCGGACCGCAAag GTCAGAGTCCTAAAATAATAAGAGCAAAGGGGGTTGGTTTAGAGCGAACCGACTCTCAGACCGTAGGGGAGTTCCCAAGACGACGCAAGG CCAAGCCCGCCCCTTTGGAGATCAAGCCCCTACCTGAGTGGGAGGAGTCATCGGCGCCCGTCCGTTCGCCTGTCACCAGGTCTTTTGCTCGGGA AACATGA
- the gab1 gene encoding GRB2-associated-binding protein 1 isoform X3 yields the protein MSGGDVVCSGWLRKSPPEKKLRRYAWKKRWFVLRSGRLSGDPDVLEYYKNDHAKKPIRVIDLNLCEQVDAGLTFNKKDLEHSFIFDIKTIDRVFYLVADTEDDMNKWVRYICDICGFNPTDDEAAKAAHQAASGGSVVDTPPHPGLGGPPAMLTNVPPPYQPVSVRHLDSESSLDEPQDYLWLVNCESKKPEPNRAHAECSKSTSSETDLNDNVPAHRTPTSTSSSSKHANGFFSSVLPPHPSSASSIYDSPPSRGGDLSSSLYHLPRSYSQDTVLLPKSASASSPPVPVDGDAPELYVFNAPSRKPSVETQMRNLSVSYDIPPTPGSNCTYQVPRGPASGGSEGGDGMPPPRPPKPSLTPGHPPPPAERSPTDTYCVPRSMSETDGNYCVPTSAGNKALRSNTIGTMDTSRLRKDVGSQDCYDIPRTFPSDKSCSFDFNESFNSYLKNKGMMPVGSQSMEEVDQNYVPMNANSPSHHRSGSLSGCEPIMEPNYVPMTPGPGTLEFSLGKQVPPPAHMGFRSSPNTPPRRPMLISDCQPPPVDRNLKPDRKGQSPKIIRAKGVGLERTDSQTVGEFPRRRKAKPAPLEIKPLPEWEESSAPVRSPVTRSFARDPSRFPMPPRPPSVHSTASSTDSEDCDENYVAMVSKADELNMKLGVSMTADGGSSPMVKPKGDKQVEYLDLDLDPSKSTPPRKKKSNGIGLAVSDERVDYVVVDQQRTQALKSTREAWNDGRQSTETDTSTKGPK from the exons GCATGGAAGAAGCGGTGGTTTGTTCTCCGCAGCGGCCGTCTCTCGGGCGACCCAGACGTGCTGGAGTACTACAAGAATGATCATGCCAAGAAGCCCATCCGCGTGATCGACCTCAACCTGTGTGAACAG gtgGACGCAGGGCTCACGTTCAACAAGAAGGACCTGGAGCACAGCTTCATCTTCGACATCAAGACCATCGACCGCGTCTTCTACCTGGTGGCCGACACGGAGGACGACATGAACAAGTGGGTCCGCTACATCTGTGACATCTGCGGCTTCAACCCCACGGACGACG AAGCGGCAAAGGCTGCCCATCAGGCGGCCAGCGGTGGCTCTGTGGTGGACACACCCCCTCACCCTGGCCTGGGGGGTCCTCCAGCCATGCTGACCAACGTGCCCCCTCCCTACCAGCCGGTCAGCGTGCGCCACCTGGACTCAGAGTCCAGCCTGGACGAACCCCAGGACTACCTGTGGCTGGTCAACTGTGAGAGCAAGAAGCCAGAGCCCAACAG AGCCCACGCCGAGTGTTCCAAGTCGACCTCGTCGGAGACGGACCTGAATGACAACGTCCCCGCCCACCGCACGCCAACCTCCACTAGCTCCTCCTCTAAGCACGCCAACGGCTTCTTCTCCTCTGTCCTgccccctcacccctcctccgCCTCCTCCATCTATGACTCTCCGCCTTCCCGCGGAGGCGACCTCTCCTCCAGCCTCTACCACCTCCCCCGCTCCTACTCCCAGGACACTGTGCTCCTTCCCAAGTCGGCCTCCGCCTCCTCGCCCCCCGTCCCGGTCGACGGCGACGCCCCGGAGCTCTACGTCTTCAACGCGCCCTCGCGGAAGCCCTCCGTGGAGACTCAGATGAGGAACCTGTCGGTTAGCTACGATATTCCTCCCACACCAGGCAGTAACTGTACCTATCAGGTGCCTCGAGGTCCAGCGAGTGGTGGGTCTGAGGGTGGGGATGGGATGCCTCCGCCCCGGCCCCCCAAGCCTTCCCTGACCCCGGGGCACCCGCCGCCCCCCGCGGAGCGCTCGCCCACGGACACGTACTGCGTGCCGCGCTCCATGTCGGAGACGGACGGGAACTACTGCGTGCCCACCAGCGCCGGGAACAAGGCCCTGAGGAGCAACACCATCGGCACCATGGACACATCACGCCTCAGGAAAG ATGTGGGCTCCCAGGACTGTTACGATATCCCTAGGACGTTTCCCTCTGACAAGAGCTGCTCGTTTGACTTCAACGAAAGCTTCAACAGCTACTTG AAAAACAAAGGCATGATGCCAGTGGGCAGCCAGTCCATGGAGGAAGTTGACCAGAACTACGTACCCATGAACGCCAACTCTCCGTCCCACCACCGCTCCGGCAGCCTGTCGGGCTGTGAACCCATCATGGAACCCAACTATGTCCCCATGACCCCGGGCCCGGGCACCTTAGAGTTCTCCCTGGGCAAGCAGGTTCCCCCGCCGGCCCACATGGGGTTTCGCTCAAGCCCCAATACCCCACCCCGCAGGCCCATGCTCATCAGCGATTGTCAGCCCCCGCCCGTGGACCGCAACCTCAAACCGGACCGCAAag GTCAGAGTCCTAAAATAATAAGAGCAAAGGGGGTTGGTTTAGAGCGAACCGACTCTCAGACCGTAGGGGAGTTCCCAAGACGACGCAAGG CCAAGCCCGCCCCTTTGGAGATCAAGCCCCTACCTGAGTGGGAGGAGTCATCGGCGCCCGTCCGTTCGCCTGTCACCAGGTCTTTTGCTCGGGA TCCCTCCAGGTTCCCCATGCCCCCCAGGCCTCCCTCGGTGCATAGCACCGCCTCCAGCACCGACTCCGAGGACTGTGATGAGAATTATGTAGCCATGGTCTCTAAGGCAGACGAACTA AACATGAAGCTGGGTGTGTCCATGACGGCGGACGGGGGGAGCAGCCCAATGGTGAAGCCCAAGGGAGACAAGCAGGTGGAGTACCTGGACCTAGACCTGGACCCCAGCAAGTCTACCCCACCACGGAAG AAGAAGAGTAATGGGATTGGTCTGGCGGTGTCAGATGAGCGGGTGGACTACGTGGTGGTGGACCAGCAGCGGACGCAGGCCCTCAAGAGCACCCGGGAGGCCTGGAACGACGGACGCCAgtccacagagacagacacctcCACCAAAGGGCCCAAGTGA
- the gab1 gene encoding GRB2-associated-binding protein 1 isoform X4 → MSGGDVVCSGWLRKSPPEKKLRRYAWKKRWFVLRSGRLSGDPDVLEYYKNDHAKKPIRVIDLNLCEQVDAGLTFNKKDLEHSFIFDIKTIDRVFYLVADTEDDMNKWVRYICDICGFNPTDDEAAKAAHQAASGGSVVDTPPHPGLGGPPAMLTNVPPPYQPVSVRHLDSESSLDEPQDYLWLVNCESKKPEPNRAHAECSKSTSSETDLNDNVPAHRTPTSTSSSSKHANGFFSSVLPPHPSSASSIYDSPPSRGGDLSSSLYHLPRSYSQDTVLLPKSASASSPPVPVDGDAPELYVFNAPSRKPSVETQMRNLSVSYDIPPTPGSNCTYQVPRGPASGGSEGGDGMPPPRPPKPSLTPGHPPPPAERSPTDTYCVPRSMSETDGNYCVPTSAGNKALRSNTIGTMDTSRLRKDVGSQDCYDIPRTFPSDKSCSFDFNESFNSYLPACLSAPPPLQKNKGMMPVGSQSMEEVDQNYVPMNANSPSHHRSGSLSGCEPIMEPNYVPMTPGPGTLEFSLGKQVPPPAHMGFRSSPNTPPRRPMLISDCQPPPVDRNLKPDRKAKPAPLEIKPLPEWEESSAPVRSPVTRSFARDPSRFPMPPRPPSVHSTASSTDSEDCDENYVAMVSKADELNMKLGVSMTADGGSSPMVKPKGDKQVEYLDLDLDPSKSTPPRKKKSNGIGLAVSDERVDYVVVDQQRTQALKSTREAWNDGRQSTETDTSTKGPK, encoded by the exons GCATGGAAGAAGCGGTGGTTTGTTCTCCGCAGCGGCCGTCTCTCGGGCGACCCAGACGTGCTGGAGTACTACAAGAATGATCATGCCAAGAAGCCCATCCGCGTGATCGACCTCAACCTGTGTGAACAG gtgGACGCAGGGCTCACGTTCAACAAGAAGGACCTGGAGCACAGCTTCATCTTCGACATCAAGACCATCGACCGCGTCTTCTACCTGGTGGCCGACACGGAGGACGACATGAACAAGTGGGTCCGCTACATCTGTGACATCTGCGGCTTCAACCCCACGGACGACG AAGCGGCAAAGGCTGCCCATCAGGCGGCCAGCGGTGGCTCTGTGGTGGACACACCCCCTCACCCTGGCCTGGGGGGTCCTCCAGCCATGCTGACCAACGTGCCCCCTCCCTACCAGCCGGTCAGCGTGCGCCACCTGGACTCAGAGTCCAGCCTGGACGAACCCCAGGACTACCTGTGGCTGGTCAACTGTGAGAGCAAGAAGCCAGAGCCCAACAG AGCCCACGCCGAGTGTTCCAAGTCGACCTCGTCGGAGACGGACCTGAATGACAACGTCCCCGCCCACCGCACGCCAACCTCCACTAGCTCCTCCTCTAAGCACGCCAACGGCTTCTTCTCCTCTGTCCTgccccctcacccctcctccgCCTCCTCCATCTATGACTCTCCGCCTTCCCGCGGAGGCGACCTCTCCTCCAGCCTCTACCACCTCCCCCGCTCCTACTCCCAGGACACTGTGCTCCTTCCCAAGTCGGCCTCCGCCTCCTCGCCCCCCGTCCCGGTCGACGGCGACGCCCCGGAGCTCTACGTCTTCAACGCGCCCTCGCGGAAGCCCTCCGTGGAGACTCAGATGAGGAACCTGTCGGTTAGCTACGATATTCCTCCCACACCAGGCAGTAACTGTACCTATCAGGTGCCTCGAGGTCCAGCGAGTGGTGGGTCTGAGGGTGGGGATGGGATGCCTCCGCCCCGGCCCCCCAAGCCTTCCCTGACCCCGGGGCACCCGCCGCCCCCCGCGGAGCGCTCGCCCACGGACACGTACTGCGTGCCGCGCTCCATGTCGGAGACGGACGGGAACTACTGCGTGCCCACCAGCGCCGGGAACAAGGCCCTGAGGAGCAACACCATCGGCACCATGGACACATCACGCCTCAGGAAAG ATGTGGGCTCCCAGGACTGTTACGATATCCCTAGGACGTTTCCCTCTGACAAGAGCTGCTCGTTTGACTTCAACGAAAGCTTCAACAGCTACTTG cctgcctgtctctctgccccccctccACTCCAGAAAAACAAAGGCATGATGCCAGTGGGCAGCCAGTCCATGGAGGAAGTTGACCAGAACTACGTACCCATGAACGCCAACTCTCCGTCCCACCACCGCTCCGGCAGCCTGTCGGGCTGTGAACCCATCATGGAACCCAACTATGTCCCCATGACCCCGGGCCCGGGCACCTTAGAGTTCTCCCTGGGCAAGCAGGTTCCCCCGCCGGCCCACATGGGGTTTCGCTCAAGCCCCAATACCCCACCCCGCAGGCCCATGCTCATCAGCGATTGTCAGCCCCCGCCCGTGGACCGCAACCTCAAACCGGACCGCAAag CCAAGCCCGCCCCTTTGGAGATCAAGCCCCTACCTGAGTGGGAGGAGTCATCGGCGCCCGTCCGTTCGCCTGTCACCAGGTCTTTTGCTCGGGA TCCCTCCAGGTTCCCCATGCCCCCCAGGCCTCCCTCGGTGCATAGCACCGCCTCCAGCACCGACTCCGAGGACTGTGATGAGAATTATGTAGCCATGGTCTCTAAGGCAGACGAACTA AACATGAAGCTGGGTGTGTCCATGACGGCGGACGGGGGGAGCAGCCCAATGGTGAAGCCCAAGGGAGACAAGCAGGTGGAGTACCTGGACCTAGACCTGGACCCCAGCAAGTCTACCCCACCACGGAAG AAGAAGAGTAATGGGATTGGTCTGGCGGTGTCAGATGAGCGGGTGGACTACGTGGTGGTGGACCAGCAGCGGACGCAGGCCCTCAAGAGCACCCGGGAGGCCTGGAACGACGGACGCCAgtccacagagacagacacctcCACCAAAGGGCCCAAGTGA
- the gab1 gene encoding GRB2-associated-binding protein 1 isoform X5: MSGGDVVCSGWLRKSPPEKKLRRYAWKKRWFVLRSGRLSGDPDVLEYYKNDHAKKPIRVIDLNLCEQVDAGLTFNKKDLEHSFIFDIKTIDRVFYLVADTEDDMNKWVRYICDICGFNPTDDEAAKAAHQAASGGSVVDTPPHPGLGGPPAMLTNVPPPYQPVSVRHLDSESSLDEPQDYLWLVNCESKKPEPNRAHAECSKSTSSETDLNDNVPAHRTPTSTSSSSKHANGFFSSVLPPHPSSASSIYDSPPSRGGDLSSSLYHLPRSYSQDTVLLPKSASASSPPVPVDGDAPELYVFNAPSRKPSVETQMRNLSVSYDIPPTPGSNCTYQVPRGPASGGSEGGDGMPPPRPPKPSLTPGHPPPPAERSPTDTYCVPRSMSETDGNYCVPTSAGNKALRSNTIGTMDTSRLRKDVGSQDCYDIPRTFPSDKSCSFDFNESFNSYLKNKGMMPVGSQSMEEVDQNYVPMNANSPSHHRSGSLSGCEPIMEPNYVPMTPGPGTLEFSLGKQVPPPAHMGFRSSPNTPPRRPMLISDCQPPPVDRNLKPDRKAKPAPLEIKPLPEWEESSAPVRSPVTRSFARDPSRFPMPPRPPSVHSTASSTDSEDCDENYVAMVSKADELNMKLGVSMTADGGSSPMVKPKGDKQVEYLDLDLDPSKSTPPRKKKSNGIGLAVSDERVDYVVVDQQRTQALKSTREAWNDGRQSTETDTSTKGPK; this comes from the exons GCATGGAAGAAGCGGTGGTTTGTTCTCCGCAGCGGCCGTCTCTCGGGCGACCCAGACGTGCTGGAGTACTACAAGAATGATCATGCCAAGAAGCCCATCCGCGTGATCGACCTCAACCTGTGTGAACAG gtgGACGCAGGGCTCACGTTCAACAAGAAGGACCTGGAGCACAGCTTCATCTTCGACATCAAGACCATCGACCGCGTCTTCTACCTGGTGGCCGACACGGAGGACGACATGAACAAGTGGGTCCGCTACATCTGTGACATCTGCGGCTTCAACCCCACGGACGACG AAGCGGCAAAGGCTGCCCATCAGGCGGCCAGCGGTGGCTCTGTGGTGGACACACCCCCTCACCCTGGCCTGGGGGGTCCTCCAGCCATGCTGACCAACGTGCCCCCTCCCTACCAGCCGGTCAGCGTGCGCCACCTGGACTCAGAGTCCAGCCTGGACGAACCCCAGGACTACCTGTGGCTGGTCAACTGTGAGAGCAAGAAGCCAGAGCCCAACAG AGCCCACGCCGAGTGTTCCAAGTCGACCTCGTCGGAGACGGACCTGAATGACAACGTCCCCGCCCACCGCACGCCAACCTCCACTAGCTCCTCCTCTAAGCACGCCAACGGCTTCTTCTCCTCTGTCCTgccccctcacccctcctccgCCTCCTCCATCTATGACTCTCCGCCTTCCCGCGGAGGCGACCTCTCCTCCAGCCTCTACCACCTCCCCCGCTCCTACTCCCAGGACACTGTGCTCCTTCCCAAGTCGGCCTCCGCCTCCTCGCCCCCCGTCCCGGTCGACGGCGACGCCCCGGAGCTCTACGTCTTCAACGCGCCCTCGCGGAAGCCCTCCGTGGAGACTCAGATGAGGAACCTGTCGGTTAGCTACGATATTCCTCCCACACCAGGCAGTAACTGTACCTATCAGGTGCCTCGAGGTCCAGCGAGTGGTGGGTCTGAGGGTGGGGATGGGATGCCTCCGCCCCGGCCCCCCAAGCCTTCCCTGACCCCGGGGCACCCGCCGCCCCCCGCGGAGCGCTCGCCCACGGACACGTACTGCGTGCCGCGCTCCATGTCGGAGACGGACGGGAACTACTGCGTGCCCACCAGCGCCGGGAACAAGGCCCTGAGGAGCAACACCATCGGCACCATGGACACATCACGCCTCAGGAAAG ATGTGGGCTCCCAGGACTGTTACGATATCCCTAGGACGTTTCCCTCTGACAAGAGCTGCTCGTTTGACTTCAACGAAAGCTTCAACAGCTACTTG AAAAACAAAGGCATGATGCCAGTGGGCAGCCAGTCCATGGAGGAAGTTGACCAGAACTACGTACCCATGAACGCCAACTCTCCGTCCCACCACCGCTCCGGCAGCCTGTCGGGCTGTGAACCCATCATGGAACCCAACTATGTCCCCATGACCCCGGGCCCGGGCACCTTAGAGTTCTCCCTGGGCAAGCAGGTTCCCCCGCCGGCCCACATGGGGTTTCGCTCAAGCCCCAATACCCCACCCCGCAGGCCCATGCTCATCAGCGATTGTCAGCCCCCGCCCGTGGACCGCAACCTCAAACCGGACCGCAAag CCAAGCCCGCCCCTTTGGAGATCAAGCCCCTACCTGAGTGGGAGGAGTCATCGGCGCCCGTCCGTTCGCCTGTCACCAGGTCTTTTGCTCGGGA TCCCTCCAGGTTCCCCATGCCCCCCAGGCCTCCCTCGGTGCATAGCACCGCCTCCAGCACCGACTCCGAGGACTGTGATGAGAATTATGTAGCCATGGTCTCTAAGGCAGACGAACTA AACATGAAGCTGGGTGTGTCCATGACGGCGGACGGGGGGAGCAGCCCAATGGTGAAGCCCAAGGGAGACAAGCAGGTGGAGTACCTGGACCTAGACCTGGACCCCAGCAAGTCTACCCCACCACGGAAG AAGAAGAGTAATGGGATTGGTCTGGCGGTGTCAGATGAGCGGGTGGACTACGTGGTGGTGGACCAGCAGCGGACGCAGGCCCTCAAGAGCACCCGGGAGGCCTGGAACGACGGACGCCAgtccacagagacagacacctcCACCAAAGGGCCCAAGTGA
- the gab1 gene encoding GRB2-associated-binding protein 1 isoform X1 has protein sequence MSGGDVVCSGWLRKSPPEKKLRRYAWKKRWFVLRSGRLSGDPDVLEYYKNDHAKKPIRVIDLNLCEQVDAGLTFNKKDLEHSFIFDIKTIDRVFYLVADTEDDMNKWVRYICDICGFNPTDDEAAKAAHQAASGGSVVDTPPHPGLGGPPAMLTNVPPPYQPVSVRHLDSESSLDEPQDYLWLVNCESKKPEPNRAHAECSKSTSSETDLNDNVPAHRTPTSTSSSSKHANGFFSSVLPPHPSSASSIYDSPPSRGGDLSSSLYHLPRSYSQDTVLLPKSASASSPPVPVDGDAPELYVFNAPSRKPSVETQMRNLSVSYDIPPTPGSNCTYQVPRGPASGGSEGGDGMPPPRPPKPSLTPGHPPPPAERSPTDTYCVPRSMSETDGNYCVPTSAGNKALRSNTIGTMDTSRLRKDVGSQDCYDIPRTFPSDKSCSFDFNESFNSYLPACLSAPPPLQKNKGMMPVGSQSMEEVDQNYVPMNANSPSHHRSGSLSGCEPIMEPNYVPMTPGPGTLEFSLGKQVPPPAHMGFRSSPNTPPRRPMLISDCQPPPVDRNLKPDRKGQSPKIIRAKGVGLERTDSQTVGEFPRRRKAKPAPLEIKPLPEWEESSAPVRSPVTRSFARDPSRFPMPPRPPSVHSTASSTDSEDCDENYVAMVSKADELNMKLGVSMTADGGSSPMVKPKGDKQVEYLDLDLDPSKSTPPRKKKSNGIGLAVSDERVDYVVVDQQRTQALKSTREAWNDGRQSTETDTSTKGPK, from the exons GCATGGAAGAAGCGGTGGTTTGTTCTCCGCAGCGGCCGTCTCTCGGGCGACCCAGACGTGCTGGAGTACTACAAGAATGATCATGCCAAGAAGCCCATCCGCGTGATCGACCTCAACCTGTGTGAACAG gtgGACGCAGGGCTCACGTTCAACAAGAAGGACCTGGAGCACAGCTTCATCTTCGACATCAAGACCATCGACCGCGTCTTCTACCTGGTGGCCGACACGGAGGACGACATGAACAAGTGGGTCCGCTACATCTGTGACATCTGCGGCTTCAACCCCACGGACGACG AAGCGGCAAAGGCTGCCCATCAGGCGGCCAGCGGTGGCTCTGTGGTGGACACACCCCCTCACCCTGGCCTGGGGGGTCCTCCAGCCATGCTGACCAACGTGCCCCCTCCCTACCAGCCGGTCAGCGTGCGCCACCTGGACTCAGAGTCCAGCCTGGACGAACCCCAGGACTACCTGTGGCTGGTCAACTGTGAGAGCAAGAAGCCAGAGCCCAACAG AGCCCACGCCGAGTGTTCCAAGTCGACCTCGTCGGAGACGGACCTGAATGACAACGTCCCCGCCCACCGCACGCCAACCTCCACTAGCTCCTCCTCTAAGCACGCCAACGGCTTCTTCTCCTCTGTCCTgccccctcacccctcctccgCCTCCTCCATCTATGACTCTCCGCCTTCCCGCGGAGGCGACCTCTCCTCCAGCCTCTACCACCTCCCCCGCTCCTACTCCCAGGACACTGTGCTCCTTCCCAAGTCGGCCTCCGCCTCCTCGCCCCCCGTCCCGGTCGACGGCGACGCCCCGGAGCTCTACGTCTTCAACGCGCCCTCGCGGAAGCCCTCCGTGGAGACTCAGATGAGGAACCTGTCGGTTAGCTACGATATTCCTCCCACACCAGGCAGTAACTGTACCTATCAGGTGCCTCGAGGTCCAGCGAGTGGTGGGTCTGAGGGTGGGGATGGGATGCCTCCGCCCCGGCCCCCCAAGCCTTCCCTGACCCCGGGGCACCCGCCGCCCCCCGCGGAGCGCTCGCCCACGGACACGTACTGCGTGCCGCGCTCCATGTCGGAGACGGACGGGAACTACTGCGTGCCCACCAGCGCCGGGAACAAGGCCCTGAGGAGCAACACCATCGGCACCATGGACACATCACGCCTCAGGAAAG ATGTGGGCTCCCAGGACTGTTACGATATCCCTAGGACGTTTCCCTCTGACAAGAGCTGCTCGTTTGACTTCAACGAAAGCTTCAACAGCTACTTG cctgcctgtctctctgccccccctccACTCCAGAAAAACAAAGGCATGATGCCAGTGGGCAGCCAGTCCATGGAGGAAGTTGACCAGAACTACGTACCCATGAACGCCAACTCTCCGTCCCACCACCGCTCCGGCAGCCTGTCGGGCTGTGAACCCATCATGGAACCCAACTATGTCCCCATGACCCCGGGCCCGGGCACCTTAGAGTTCTCCCTGGGCAAGCAGGTTCCCCCGCCGGCCCACATGGGGTTTCGCTCAAGCCCCAATACCCCACCCCGCAGGCCCATGCTCATCAGCGATTGTCAGCCCCCGCCCGTGGACCGCAACCTCAAACCGGACCGCAAag GTCAGAGTCCTAAAATAATAAGAGCAAAGGGGGTTGGTTTAGAGCGAACCGACTCTCAGACCGTAGGGGAGTTCCCAAGACGACGCAAGG CCAAGCCCGCCCCTTTGGAGATCAAGCCCCTACCTGAGTGGGAGGAGTCATCGGCGCCCGTCCGTTCGCCTGTCACCAGGTCTTTTGCTCGGGA TCCCTCCAGGTTCCCCATGCCCCCCAGGCCTCCCTCGGTGCATAGCACCGCCTCCAGCACCGACTCCGAGGACTGTGATGAGAATTATGTAGCCATGGTCTCTAAGGCAGACGAACTA AACATGAAGCTGGGTGTGTCCATGACGGCGGACGGGGGGAGCAGCCCAATGGTGAAGCCCAAGGGAGACAAGCAGGTGGAGTACCTGGACCTAGACCTGGACCCCAGCAAGTCTACCCCACCACGGAAG AAGAAGAGTAATGGGATTGGTCTGGCGGTGTCAGATGAGCGGGTGGACTACGTGGTGGTGGACCAGCAGCGGACGCAGGCCCTCAAGAGCACCCGGGAGGCCTGGAACGACGGACGCCAgtccacagagacagacacctcCACCAAAGGGCCCAAGTGA